In the Dolichospermum flos-aquae CCAP 1403/13F genome, CAGGAAATTATTAAATTAGATGCAGCCACAGCCGCAAATACAGTTTCTCTGTTTGCTATTTTTAATGGTGTGGGACGGTTGTTTTTTGGGTGGTTTACGGACAAATTTACGCCAAAGTTGGGGGCAATTGTTTCCTTTGTTTTAATTTTGATTGGTTCGATTATGATGCTGAGTGCGGGTAAGGGCAGTGTACTCACTTATATAGTCGCTTTTTCGCTATTTTACTTCGCTTTGGGGGGTTGGTTAGCGATCGCTCCCACTTCCACTTTAATCATGTTTCCATCCCAAGACTATGCCAAAAACTACGGTATTGTCTTCACTGCTTACGGTATGGGGGCTTTGGGTGGAACTTTATTAGCTGGCAAAATTAGAGACATTTTCGGCAGTTACACTAATTTCTTTTATCCAACTGCGGGATTAGCCATTGTGGGAATTATTGTGGCTGTATTCATGCTGAAACGCACTTCTGCCAATGCCGATTTAGTCACATAATTTCTTCAATTTCGACATCCCCTCTTTGCTTGTGCTTTCCCACATTAGTTAGAGGGTTGTCGGATTATTATGTGCATTTTCTAATTATTTTTAATTTTCTGCAAGAGTCAGATCCCCGACTTCTTAGAGAAGTCGGGGATCTTATCCCTATAGTGTGTTCAGTTACAGTTATTATCCCGTTAGTTAAGCAAGAATAGAGATTATTGAATTCAATTCCAACTCCTGAATTCTTTTTTGATAACTGATATGTAGCCATTTATATAAATTTTATGCTGCGGTTTTATGAAACCTCGAATTATTGTTTGCGGCTTAGGGCGTACCGGATATAAAATATTTCGGTTACTGAGAGAACATGGGGCTTTAGTAGTAGGTATTCATCGCAAACCCGTTGCTGGTGAAACTGCTGCTAATGTAATTGTTGGTGAGTTACAGGCAGTTGCCACTTTGCAAGCAGCGGGAATTACCGAAGCACATACTTTAGTAATTGCGACTTCTGATGATGCCCTAAATTTATCAATTATGATGCAAGCACGGGTACTTAATCCCCAAATTCGGATTATTAACCGTTTTTATAATACGAATTTAGGTGAACGTCTTGATCAAACTTTGTCAAATCATTTAAGTTTGAGTGTTGTGGGTTTAGCAGCACCAGTATTTACCTTTGCCGCTTTAGGAAACAAAGCCATTGGCCAAATTAAATTACTTGAGCAAACTTGGCCAATTCAAGAAGAATATATTCACGAAAATCATGCTTGGAAGGGTAGAAAAATTAGCGGTTTATGGGAAGATCCAACGCGAATGCTGATTTATTATGTCCCTATCCAAGGGAAAATGAATGTAGTTTCAGCAGTGTTATTAGATCAACAATTAAAAGTAGGTGATCGCTTAATTATTGGCACTCAACCCCGCATTCGTCCACAACGTAAATCATTTATTAGAAAATTAATCAAAGCTTTTGCTAATATTAGGGAATTTCAGAAACACGCCCAATCAGTTGTCGGCATGGCAATAGCTTTATTAGTAATTATTTTACTCTCTACATTTACCTATGTTGCCAGTAAGCATAATCTCTCTTTTGTTGATGCTTTATATTTTGCTGTCGGCATGATTACAGGGGCTGGTGGTAATGATAAAGTCGTAGAAAATGCACCTGATAGCATCAAATTATTTACCGTTATCATTATGCTAATTGGGGCTGTGGTAATTGGGCTTTGGTACGCTACGCTGACAGATTTTATCCTGGGTAGTCGCTTAAAACAATTTCTAGACGCAGCGAGAATTCCCCAACATAATCATTATATTGTTTGCGGTTTAAGTGGTATCGGCATTAGAATTGTTCAACAATTACATCTGAGTGGCCATGAAGTAGTAGTAATTGAAACAGACGCTAATAATAGATATGTGACTACTGCTAGAGGTATGAGTATTCCTGTCATCCTTGCTGATGCCAGTTTTCGCGCTACTCTACAGTCAAGTAATATCAACACAGCTACCGCAGTTTTAGCTGTCACTAGCAATGATGCTACTAATTTGGAAATTGCTCTCAAAGCTAAGGCTTTAGCACCGAATATTCCTGTGATTGTCAACTATGCTGATCCCGATTTTGCTGGTATAGCACAACAGGTATTTGACTTTGAAGCTGTACTCAGTCCCGCTGAACTAGCTGCCCCTGCCTTCGCTGCTGCTGCCCTAGGTGGTAGGATTATTGGTAATGGCATTATTGCTGATAATTTATGGGTAGCTTTTGCCACCACAATTACACCAATACACCCTTTTTGTGATGAGTGGGTGAAAGATGTGGCCAAGTTGGCGGATTTTGTGCCTTTGTATGTGGAAATCAACCACGAAACTGTACAGGGCTGGGATTTATTAGAAACGATTCTCGCCCCCGGAGATGTTTTGTATTTAACCATGCCCGCTAACAGGTTGAATCAATTATGGCGAGAAGAAGGAAAAGGTATTGGAGTTTAATTGATTTTTATGGCAAGATAGTTCTTCCTCGTCAGTTTCAACTATATCAGATTCCCAGCCGCAAGTCAACCCCCTTTACCTATAAAATGCGAAATTTTTTTCTTTTTTTGGTAATTATATTATGCCTACGACACGCGCAAAGGCGCAAAGGTTGAATTTGCTCACCTGTTACCTATTTGTAGGATGATAATGTAGCACTTGTACAGTGTTATTGCATTCCCAAATAGGAAAATAGCGTGTCAATTCAAGAACATAAAATTACGGTAGATTCTTTAGAATGGTTTTATCGGGAAGCTGAACCGATTGGGAGAACTGATTTAATCCCTGTGTTATGCTTACACGGGTTAGTTTCTCAAAGTTATAGTTGGAGAAATGTTATTCCCAGTTTAGCAGCACAGGGAAATAGAGCGATCGCACCGGACTGGATTGGTTACGGATTTTCTGGTAAACCCGAAAAACAGGATTTTGCTTATACTCCGGACGCATTTATCACAGCTTTGGATGGATTTGTTAAAGCTTTAGAATTAGAAAGATTTTCCTTAGTTGTCCAAGGATTTTTAGGTTCAGTTGGGTTACAATATGCCTTACGTCATCCTGAAAAGATTGCTAATATAGCGATTTTAAATACACCAATTTCTACTTCTGCCAAAATTCCTTGGAAAATCAAACAAATGGGTTTACCATTAGCTGGAGATATCATTACCCAAGATCCTTTGTTGGTTGATAGAACATTGGAAGGGGGTAGTCGTTACCGCATTGAAGATGAAGATTTAGATATTTATAGAAAACCATTTTTGAAAAGTTCTGCTTCTGGGAGAAGTCTCCTCACCACAATTCGCAATTTCCAACTAGAAAAAGCGATGATAGAAATAGAAAATGGGTTTAAAGAATGGCCACAACCTATTTTAGTCCAATGGGGGATAATTGATCCTTGGTTATCTGTAGATATGGCGGAAACTTTCGTTAAATCTGTCGCCAATGGTGAAATAATTAAACTTAATAATGTGGGACATTATCCCCAAGAACATTATCATGAAGTAATTTTACAGGATTTATTACCATTTGTCCGGCGTTCCCAGTCGAATTAGAGGAGGAGTCACCGAGTCAGGAGTCAGGAGTCAGGAGAAAGAAAGAAGAAAGAAGAAAGAAGAAAGAAGAAAAGTTATCTCCTGTTCCCTGTTCCCTGCTGTAAGATTTACACTTCTTAACCTATCCACATCCTTGCTGTGAAATCACCATAACCTGATAATGAGAGTAGATGCAATCATTTGTAAATTGATGAAGGTAGGTTAGGATTCATGGCTTATTCGTGGTTTAAAGCATTTCATATTATTGGCTTTGTGGTTTGGTTTGCGGGGTTATTTTACCTAGTGCGGTTGTTTATCTACCACGTTGAAGCGAACCTTGAACCAGAACCAGCAAGAACGATACTGAAAAACCAGTATCAAATCATGGAAAAGCGTCTTTACGATATTATTACCACTCCAGGTATGTGCGTAACAGTAGCTATGGCTATTGGTATCTTATCTACAAACATGGAACTGCTACAAGAACCCTGGTTACATTTCAAATTAGGGTTTGTAGGTATATTAATTGGCTATCATTACTACTGTGGAAGATTAATGAAGCAGTTAGCAGCAAATGAATGTAAGTGGACTGGTCAAAGTTTACGCGCATTAAATGAAGCACCAACACTTTTATTAGTTGTAATTGTGATGTTGGCGACATTTAAGAATAACTTACCAACGGATATTACAGCTTGGTTAATTTTTGGTTTAGTGATTTTCATGGCTGTGACTATTCAACTTTACGCCAAAATCCGCAGACGTAATCAAGAAAAACTCACAGCAGAATTAAATCAAATTCCCCAAGGGTAATCATGTATTTTTTCCTTTGCGCCTTTGCTTCTCTGCGCCTCTGCGCGAAACAAAAACAATGATATGATTATCGAACACTGCCAGCTTGACAATCCCGTAACCATAGTTTAACACCTTGAGCGATCGCCCCGTTACTACTATTTCTCGGTGGTGCGATAGGTGGTTTGACTGGATAACTACCGTCTTGGGTAAACATCATTACCACAGTCCAACCAATGTTCGTTTTTGTCAAAAATAGCCTGTGAAATTCTTGTAATTCCACAGGTTTTTTGTGGATATATGTCCGTTCTAGGGTAGTAAAGAAAACCTGTTTTACTCCTTCGGCGTTATACTTATCCCCATTATCAATACTTGGATTTAATGGTAAAGGTTCAAATTCTGGTTTACCAGCAACTAATATATAGGAAAAAGTATCCACACTCCTGTTCAGAATACGCGCACGCTGGATAACACGATTAGTATAGCTAGGTAGATCTAATATTAGCTGAGTTGTTAAAGTTTCTAAACTTTGCTCAGAACAAGAATTACTAATTTTGGGATTTACAGGTTTGGGAGGAATATTTTTAGCATCAGCGGAGTAATGAAATCCAGGAGAAATAAACAGCCAGCAATTACAGGCTATCAAATATAAGCACCAAAAAGCAGGAGAGAAATTTACTTTCTTCTTCCTTTTGCTTTTTTCCTCTGGAATTCCTAAACTACAGTCAGGGTTTAGCATTGCTCATTTTTGCTACAATTGGTGTCTAATTAACGTAAAACGTAAAACCGATTTGATTTAATAACTTACCCCCAACAAAGGCAAAAAAATAGTATTAAGAGGGTTGACAATTGATTTTGAATTTGTTATCATAGAAATGACGAGGAAGAACTATCTTGATAATCAGATTATATCTTCAACTCCTCTAAAATCTGATTCCAAGCTAACTCAGGAACAGCCGCCGCAGTAATGGGACGACCGATAACGAGATAGTCTGCACCCGCTGTGATAGCTTGAGAGGGAGTGAGCGATCGCTTTTGATCTCCCTTCTCAGCCCATGTTGGCCGCACCCCTGGACAAACCAGCAAAAAGTCTTTTTCACAACTTGCTCTTAATTGTTGCACCTCTTGGGGAGAACAAACGACCCCATTTAAACCAGAATTCTGTGCCAACAGTGCCATTTCTAAAGCAAATTCTGGCAATTCTAAAGGTATTTTTAAATCAACCGCCAATTGTCGCGCCGAAATACTGGTTAACAACGTAATAGCGATTAACTGAGGTGGTTTTGTTCCGGCTTTTTCCGCCCCAATTTGCACCGCTTCCGCCGCAGCTTTTAAAGCATCATTACCACAAGTTGCGTGAATTGTCAATAAATCCACCCCATAACCAGCCGCAGCGCGACAAGCACCGGCGACAGTATTGGGGATATCGTGAAATTTCAAATCTAGGAAAATTCGCTTTTCTTGAGATTTGAGGATTTCCAGAATCT is a window encoding:
- a CDS encoding potassium channel family protein, whose amino-acid sequence is MKPRIIVCGLGRTGYKIFRLLREHGALVVGIHRKPVAGETAANVIVGELQAVATLQAAGITEAHTLVIATSDDALNLSIMMQARVLNPQIRIINRFYNTNLGERLDQTLSNHLSLSVVGLAAPVFTFAALGNKAIGQIKLLEQTWPIQEEYIHENHAWKGRKISGLWEDPTRMLIYYVPIQGKMNVVSAVLLDQQLKVGDRLIIGTQPRIRPQRKSFIRKLIKAFANIREFQKHAQSVVGMAIALLVIILLSTFTYVASKHNLSFVDALYFAVGMITGAGGNDKVVENAPDSIKLFTVIIMLIGAVVIGLWYATLTDFILGSRLKQFLDAARIPQHNHYIVCGLSGIGIRIVQQLHLSGHEVVVIETDANNRYVTTARGMSIPVILADASFRATLQSSNINTATAVLAVTSNDATNLEIALKAKALAPNIPVIVNYADPDFAGIAQQVFDFEAVLSPAELAAPAFAAAALGGRIIGNGIIADNLWVAFATTITPIHPFCDEWVKDVAKLADFVPLYVEINHETVQGWDLLETILAPGDVLYLTMPANRLNQLWREEGKGIGV
- a CDS encoding alpha/beta fold hydrolase, coding for MSIQEHKITVDSLEWFYREAEPIGRTDLIPVLCLHGLVSQSYSWRNVIPSLAAQGNRAIAPDWIGYGFSGKPEKQDFAYTPDAFITALDGFVKALELERFSLVVQGFLGSVGLQYALRHPEKIANIAILNTPISTSAKIPWKIKQMGLPLAGDIITQDPLLVDRTLEGGSRYRIEDEDLDIYRKPFLKSSASGRSLLTTIRNFQLEKAMIEIENGFKEWPQPILVQWGIIDPWLSVDMAETFVKSVANGEIIKLNNVGHYPQEHYHEVILQDLLPFVRRSQSN
- the hemJ gene encoding protoporphyrinogen oxidase HemJ produces the protein MAYSWFKAFHIIGFVVWFAGLFYLVRLFIYHVEANLEPEPARTILKNQYQIMEKRLYDIITTPGMCVTVAMAIGILSTNMELLQEPWLHFKLGFVGILIGYHYYCGRLMKQLAANECKWTGQSLRALNEAPTLLLVVIVMLATFKNNLPTDITAWLIFGLVIFMAVTIQLYAKIRRRNQEKLTAELNQIPQG
- the pyrF gene encoding orotidine-5'-phosphate decarboxylase, coding for MNDEKIIVPLDVPDLESAIALVDKLPQVTFWKVGLELFTSTGPKILEILKSQEKRIFLDLKFHDIPNTVAGACRAAAGYGVDLLTIHATCGNDALKAAAEAVQIGAEKAGTKPPQLIAITLLTSISARQLAVDLKIPLELPEFALEMALLAQNSGLNGVVCSPQEVQQLRASCEKDFLLVCPGVRPTWAEKGDQKRSLTPSQAITAGADYLVIGRPITAAAVPELAWNQILEELKI